Proteins from one Ficedula albicollis isolate OC2 chromosome 3, FicAlb1.5, whole genome shotgun sequence genomic window:
- the PRSS35 gene encoding inactive serine protease 35 yields MENMLLLFIFFIPILGLSNGTETEQDFTWHLKKIPQIVRERTFSLDSPKFEAKTNLELNSVCGIECQRKLPVPSLSDLEKLLSYETVFENGTRTLTEVSVLGAVPDPAANTTRRGLARRKRQIYGTDSRFSIYDKRFMTNFPFNTAVKISTGCSGILVSPRHVLTAAHCLHNGKDYVKGSKRLRVGLMKTKSRGNGRKRKGAKRSRRETPAPKEDPKAAAGLRRRSKGGERKHRRSGRKQGASDGMPSFQWTRVKSTHIPKGWFKGVSGDIALDYDYAVLELKRPHKRKYMELGISPTIKMMPGSMIHFSGFDNDRSGQLVYRFCSISDESNDLFYQYCDAEPGSTGSGIYLRLKEPNKKKWKRKIIAVFSGHQWVDINGEQQDYNVAVRITPLKYAQICFWIHGNDENCTQG; encoded by the coding sequence atggagaacaTGTTACTGCTGTTCATATTTTTCATACCTATATTGGGTCTCAGTAATGGAACAGAAACTGAACAAGATTTTACTTGGCACTTAAAGAAGATTCCCCAGATTGTGAGAGAAAGAACTTTCTCCCTTGACAGCCCTAAATTTGAAGCAAAAACCAACTTGGAGCTGAACAGTGTATGTGGAATTGAATGTCAAAGAAAACTGCCAGTGCCAAGCTTGTCTGACTTGGAGAAGCTCTTATCCTACGAGACTGTTTTTGAGAACGGCACACGGACCCTGACTGAAGTGAGCGTCCTCGGAGCAGTGCCTGACCCAGCTGCAAACACAACCAGGCGGGGGCTTGCGAGAAGGAAGAGGCAGATATACGGAACAGACAGCAGGTTCAGCATCTATGACAAGAGGTTTATGACCAACTTTCCGTTCAACACAGCTGTGAAGATCTCCACGGGCTGCAGCGGCATTCTCGTTTCCCCCAGGCACGTGCTGACAGCAGCCCACTGTCTGCACAATGGCAAGGATTATGTCAAGGGCAGCAAAAGGCTGAGGGTGGGGCTGATGAAGACGAAATCCAGAGGCAACGGCAGGAAACGCAAAGGTGCtaaaaggagcaggagagaaacTCCTGCGCCCAAAGAGGATCCCAAAGCTGCCGCAGGATTAAGGCGACGATCCAAAGGGGGTGAGAGAAAGCACAGGAGATCTGGGAGGAAGCAAGGGGCCTCAGATGGCATGCCCTCCTTCCAGTGGACTCGGGTGAAGAGCACGCACATCCCAAAAGGCTGGTTTAAGGGTGTCTCTGGGGACATTGCCCTGGATTATGATTATGCTGTTCTTGAGCTCAAGCGTCCCCACAAAAGGAAATACATGGAGCTGGGAATCAGCCCAACGATCAAAATGATGCCTGGGAGCATGATCCACTTCTCAGGTTTTGACAATGATCGGTCTGGGCAGCTGGTCTATAGATTTTGTAGCATTTCTGATGAGTCCAATGATCTGTTTTATCAGTACTGTGATGCTGAGCCTGGCTCCACAGGATCTGGCATCTATCTCCGCCTGAAGGAgccaaacaaaaagaagtgGAAACGCAAGATCATCGCTGTTTTCTCAGGCCATCAGTGGGTGGACATCAACGGCGAACAGCAGGATTACAATGTAGCAGTACGAATTACTCCTCTCAAGTATGCCCAGATTTGCTTCTGGATACACGGGAATGATGAGAATTGCACACAGGGCTGA